One Leptolyngbya sp. SIO1E4 genomic window, AGATGGCCCAGCAGCGTAAGCGCTAGGCTGAAGCGATGACATCACAGGATTTTTTGGCACCGCGCGATGGCGATCGCCCCCTTACCAACTCTGGCAACTCTGATGCTGGTTTGGCTCCGCTACTGCTTACCGTAGCGGAACTTGTTCGTCAATTAATGGAAGCGCAAGTGATTCGGCGCATGGAGTCGGGGAATTTGGGCGATGACGATCTGGATCGGGCCGCTGAAAGCCTGCGGCGACTTGAAGCCGAAATTGTTGGCCTCTGCGAAGTATTCGACATTGATCCTGCAGATCTCAATATTGATTTAGGGGAGATGGGAACACTATTGCCCGGCACCGGAGGTTATTACCCCGGTGAACCGTCTGCGTCTCCCTCGCTTCTAGAACTGTTAGATCGATTATTGGACACTGGCGTGGTTGTTGAGGGTGAGGTTGATTTGGGGTTGGCTCAGCTCAATCTGATTCAGGCAAAGTTGCGGTTGATATTGACGTCTAAACCCTTGAACTAATAGATGAATGGGGAACTACCATGGCTCAACCTTTGTATCTATATGGTATTTTTCCGGCACCTGGGCCGAGTCACCTAGAGATTAGTGGGTTAGATGATCAGCCCGTTGCCACCCATCTGATTGAAGAGTTCGCCTTCCTTTATTCCCCAGCGCAGCAGACTCGGTACTTAGCGAGCCGTAAAAACCTGTTGGGTCATGAGCGGGTATTAGAAGCCGCGATGCAACAGGGCGATCGCACCTTACTTCCCCTGCAGTTTGGCCTGGTCATTGAAACTTGGGAACGAGTGAGGCAAGAACTGATCGACCCCCATGGAGATGGGCTCAAGCGTTTATTCAGCAAGCTCAATGGCCATCGTGAAGTGAGCGTCAAAGTCTTGTGGCAGCCCGATCAGGAACTCAACCAGTTAATGGCAGAAAATGATGCGCTGCGGCAAGAGCGCGATCGCCTTGAAGGGCAACCCCTGAGTATGGATCAGGTGGTGACCATTGGGCAGGCCATTGAACAAGCAGTTGAAGGTCGCAAAGAAGGTATTATCAATGCCTTTCGAGAGACTCTGAATCCGTTTGCGATAGATGTCGCTGAGAATACCCCCCTCACCGACACCATGATTTACAACGCCGCTTACCTGATTCCTTGGGAGGCAGAGCCAGAATTTGGGCGCGAGATCGAAGCGATCGATGCCCAGTTTGAAGATCGTCTCCGCATCCGTTACAACAACTTTACTGCCCCCTTTAACTTTGCTCAGCTAGATAGGCTGGGGTAGCGCAAGCGCTAGGCGAATAGGTCAACTTGGGCGCAAGCAGATAGCAGAACATGAAAGGGCGCAAGGCCAACAGTCATATGCAATTGCCCTTTGACGCATCCACCCATCCACGCTTCTGCCTTTAGACCGTCATGATGTCTTTTTCCTTATCCTTCAAGGCTTCGTCTACTTGAGCAACGTATTTGTCAGTGAGCTTCTGGACTTGCTCTTGTAAATCACGTGACTCATCTTCAGACAGGTCACCTGCTTTTTCTTGTTTACGAAACAGGTCAATGCCGTCTCGGCGAACATTGCGTACAGACACCCGCCCCTCTTCAGCGTACTTGTTGGCAACTTTGACAAATTCTTTGCGGCGTTCACTGGTCAGGGGAGGGATGTTCAGGCGGATAAGCTTCCCGTCGTTATTGGGGACTAAGCCGATATCGGACATGGAAATTGCCTTTTCAATCAGCCCTAGGGAGCTTGGGTCAAACACTTGAATCATCAGCGTGCTTGCATCGGGGGTGCTGATGTTAGCCAGTGACTTGAGCGGGGTTGGGCTACCGTAGTAGTCCACCATCACCCGATCGAGTAGGGACGAATTTGCTCGCCCGGTACGGATGGTGTTGAACGCTCGGCGCGTTGCCTCCACCGCATTTTGCATGGCTAATTCAATGTCACTTAAGTTAGCTAACTTCACAGGATTCTCCCACAATTGTGCCAATTGACTCACCCATCACCGCCCGACCAATATTTCCAGGCACGGATAGGTCAAATATCATGATAGGAATGCTGTTATCTTTGCACAGGGCGATCGCCGTCCCATCCATAACTTTGAGATCATGGGTTAAGACGTGGCCATAGGTCAAACTGGTGAACCGTTTAGCCTTTGGGTTCAGCTTGGGGTCAGAATCGTAAACCCCATCTACTTTGGTTCCCTTAAAGACCACGTCTGCCCCAATTTCAGCTGCCCGCAGCGCAGCCGTGGTGTCTGTCGTAAAAAAGGGATTGCCGGAACCTGCCCCAAAAATGACCACACGAGACTTTTCAAGGTGGCGAATGGCCCGGCGGCGAATGTACGGTTCTGCAACCTCCTGCATCGTAATTGCTGTCTGTACCCGCGTGGGGGTTCCATTTCGCTCGATTGCGTCCTGGAGGGTCATAGCATTCATGACCGTTGCCAGCATTCCGATATAGTCAGCGGTGGCTCGATCCATACCGGCAGCAGCCCCTTTTAGGCCCCTAAAAATATTGCCACCGCCGACGACGATGGCAATCTGGATTCCTTGTTTGACAACTTCAGAAACTTCTTCTGCGATCG contains:
- a CDS encoding gas vesicle protein K; protein product: MTSQDFLAPRDGDRPLTNSGNSDAGLAPLLLTVAELVRQLMEAQVIRRMESGNLGDDDLDRAAESLRRLEAEIVGLCEVFDIDPADLNIDLGEMGTLLPGTGGYYPGEPSASPSLLELLDRLLDTGVVVEGEVDLGLAQLNLIQAKLRLILTSKPLN
- a CDS encoding GvpL/GvpF family gas vesicle protein; translation: MAQPLYLYGIFPAPGPSHLEISGLDDQPVATHLIEEFAFLYSPAQQTRYLASRKNLLGHERVLEAAMQQGDRTLLPLQFGLVIETWERVRQELIDPHGDGLKRLFSKLNGHREVSVKVLWQPDQELNQLMAENDALRQERDRLEGQPLSMDQVVTIGQAIEQAVEGRKEGIINAFRETLNPFAIDVAENTPLTDTMIYNAAYLIPWEAEPEFGREIEAIDAQFEDRLRIRYNNFTAPFNFAQLDRLG
- the frr gene encoding ribosome recycling factor; its protein translation is MKLANLSDIELAMQNAVEATRRAFNTIRTGRANSSLLDRVMVDYYGSPTPLKSLANISTPDASTLMIQVFDPSSLGLIEKAISMSDIGLVPNNDGKLIRLNIPPLTSERRKEFVKVANKYAEEGRVSVRNVRRDGIDLFRKQEKAGDLSEDESRDLQEQVQKLTDKYVAQVDEALKDKEKDIMTV
- a CDS encoding UMP kinase, encoding MGNTYKRVLLKLSGEALMGQLSYGIDPAIVQAIAEEVSEVVKQGIQIAIVVGGGNIFRGLKGAAAGMDRATADYIGMLATVMNAMTLQDAIERNGTPTRVQTAITMQEVAEPYIRRRAIRHLEKSRVVIFGAGSGNPFFTTDTTAALRAAEIGADVVFKGTKVDGVYDSDPKLNPKAKRFTSLTYGHVLTHDLKVMDGTAIALCKDNSIPIMIFDLSVPGNIGRAVMGESIGTIVGESCEVS